The Crocinitomicaceae bacterium genome includes a region encoding these proteins:
- a CDS encoding O-antigen ligase family protein: MQEILRTKWFYLLGFLFLGMNIYYTCREEFFLSAIPAALLMIYAGVYHMDKLFLFIVIFTPLSVNIEEFVGGEIGLFLPTEPLLFGILILVVAMQFISRWFDKAFLTHPVTIVFILQLCWIFLTCITSELPLVSFKFLLTKLWFIIPIYFYGYLFFKNEKNIQRFIWFYIGSLSVVVLYTLSNHAVYGFDEETGHWVMFPFFKDHTSYGAILALVFPIIFGFLIGRKNGPLVQASLISLLILFGFAIIMSYTRAAWLSLFVAAVVYLLIRFKIKFKYLIMLGFCGAVYVAISWTQIMHSLEKNNAEHATENMDERLESMTNITTDASNLERLNRWYCAVRLWEERPFLGWGPGTYAMVYAPFQLESFKTIISTNSGNRGNAHSEYLGPLAEQGLPGLILMLILVGYIFYTAITLYIRMPSGDLRLTVLLITLGLVTYFVHGILNNYLDTDKATIPVWGFTAIIVMLDLKYKKSASSEINKIN, translated from the coding sequence ATGCAGGAAATTCTCAGAACAAAGTGGTTTTACCTTTTGGGTTTTCTCTTTCTGGGAATGAATATTTATTATACCTGTCGTGAAGAATTTTTCCTTTCAGCCATACCGGCCGCGTTGTTGATGATTTATGCCGGAGTGTATCACATGGATAAACTCTTTTTATTCATCGTAATTTTTACACCGTTATCCGTCAATATTGAAGAATTTGTTGGCGGTGAAATAGGTTTGTTTTTACCCACTGAACCTTTGTTGTTTGGCATTTTAATTTTGGTGGTTGCCATGCAATTTATTTCGCGTTGGTTTGATAAAGCATTTCTCACACACCCGGTGACAATTGTTTTTATTCTACAATTGTGCTGGATTTTTTTGACTTGCATTACGAGCGAACTTCCTCTGGTTTCATTCAAATTTTTGCTTACTAAACTCTGGTTTATTATTCCTATTTATTTTTACGGATATCTCTTTTTCAAGAATGAAAAAAACATTCAGCGCTTCATCTGGTTTTACATCGGATCACTTAGTGTTGTTGTACTATATACCCTTTCAAATCACGCTGTGTATGGGTTTGATGAAGAGACCGGTCACTGGGTGATGTTCCCGTTTTTTAAAGATCACACCTCTTATGGGGCAATTCTTGCTTTGGTTTTTCCAATCATTTTTGGTTTCTTGATTGGACGAAAAAATGGTCCTTTGGTTCAGGCAAGTTTGATTTCGCTGCTGATATTGTTTGGATTTGCCATCATCATGTCATATACTCGGGCAGCTTGGCTCAGTTTGTTTGTAGCAGCAGTGGTTTATTTGTTGATCAGATTTAAAATCAAATTCAAATACCTCATAATGCTTGGATTTTGTGGCGCCGTGTATGTTGCTATTTCATGGACACAAATCATGCATTCACTTGAAAAAAACAATGCTGAACACGCAACAGAAAACATGGATGAACGCCTTGAGTCAATGACCAATATCACCACAGATGCATCCAATCTTGAGCGTCTTAACCGGTGGTATTGTGCTGTGCGCTTGTGGGAGGAAAGACCATTTTTAGGTTGGGGCCCCGGCACCTATGCCATGGTATACGCACCATTTCAGCTTGAATCATTCAAAACAATTATTTCAACCAATTCAGGTAACCGAGGTAATGCGCATTCAGAATATCTTGGTCCGCTGGCTGAACAAGGTTTGCCCGGTTTAATTCTTATGCTCATTCTGGTAGGATATATTTTTTACACAGCCATCACGCTGTATATTCGTATGCCAAGTGGTGATCTTCGTTTGACAGTGCTATTGATCACACTGGGTTTGGTTACTTATTTTGTGCATGGTATCTTGAATAATTATCTAGATACTGACAAAGCAACGATTCCGGTTTGGGGTTTCACAGCTATTATTGTGATGTTGGATTTGAAGTATAAAAAATCTGCGTCTTCTGAAATAAATAAAATCAATTAA
- a CDS encoding T9SS type A sorting domain-containing protein: MKLNFKTFGILALTAGTGIYFLADSEEQQQLNPNQGDSKQIPIPATVYEHMQDEKEFGERKRNYFDHIHGNYPNWREINQANFNSIYEQRALQRSMKIPEVFADGALSGEWVERGSNDQAGNVQISDYHISTGNVYAISDGGTLWKGDLNDGAWTPMNEDIQFGSRVLKVFDLPGGGTRILAVRGHGVFYSDDDGASWTQSTGFTSDWDYGAGIDLARLNDAQNTLVYVYLAYDFGLSSYENRLAYSVNDGTSWTVVTDFNTYSSHFISMDVPYNSATAYIVNGADETYIFESGSLTQISSSPGLSGTESCYLATNMTSTDTTLWVLMDNHDLYKSTDGGANYTYISTTPVDSWDAGIEVSIDDPDILYLGEMELYQSTDGGLNFNLVNNWWEYYGDVAGKIHADIMSITSFKNSGGQEFTLIPNHGGISVSYDNLATTENIGMLNLNVGQFYDVITSPVNSNFVFGGTQDQGYQRSTTGNSMSSSSFDQVISGDYGQMQFSNNGQGIWIQYPGADFSYYSSAMTDNWSDFSYNLEGSDMPNYDWIVPTSPAPDADDDYILVGGGEITGGAGSYLIKVENVGLNAIPTQYDYDFSAASGGGLISAIGVTPFDQDKWYVATDNGKFFHSEDAGTNWTETASFNGPEGDWIYGACIYASRKTDGLVFVGGAGYSVDAVFMSTDGGVTFNGIWSSPLPETAVHEMVMDPMEQFLFAATDAGPYVYVVAEGEWYSLLGLSAPVQEYMCVEYVEAEHIVRFGTWGRGIWDLFLPYEAGIKPADELAMFSIYPNPSIDGKVTIETDQPAVLVIVDETGRKVFNTPLTQDINHVDLSSLPKGVYISAIISADGKINRAKWIRQ, from the coding sequence ATGAAATTGAACTTCAAAACATTTGGAATTCTCGCGTTGACAGCAGGAACAGGCATATATTTTCTTGCCGATTCAGAAGAACAACAGCAACTGAACCCCAATCAAGGTGACAGCAAACAAATTCCCATACCTGCAACAGTATATGAACACATGCAAGATGAAAAGGAGTTTGGTGAACGCAAGCGGAATTATTTTGACCATATTCATGGTAATTATCCTAATTGGAGAGAAATCAACCAAGCAAATTTTAATTCCATTTATGAGCAAAGGGCTTTACAGCGCAGTATGAAAATTCCTGAAGTATTTGCTGACGGAGCATTGAGTGGTGAATGGGTAGAACGCGGAAGTAACGATCAGGCAGGTAATGTGCAAATTTCAGACTACCATATATCAACTGGAAATGTTTACGCAATTTCAGACGGTGGTACTTTATGGAAAGGTGACCTCAACGATGGTGCTTGGACACCCATGAATGAAGACATTCAATTTGGTAGTCGTGTATTGAAAGTATTTGATCTACCAGGTGGAGGCACAAGAATTTTAGCCGTAAGAGGACATGGTGTTTTCTACTCAGATGATGATGGCGCAAGCTGGACTCAATCAACGGGTTTCACCTCTGATTGGGATTACGGTGCAGGTATTGATTTAGCAAGATTGAATGACGCACAAAACACACTGGTGTACGTTTATCTGGCTTATGATTTTGGTTTGTCAAGTTATGAAAATCGGCTTGCTTATTCTGTGAATGACGGTACTTCATGGACTGTTGTAACAGATTTCAACACATACAGCAGTCATTTTATTTCTATGGATGTGCCATATAACTCAGCTACCGCCTACATTGTGAATGGTGCTGATGAAACGTATATTTTTGAAAGCGGATCACTGACACAAATATCTTCTTCACCCGGATTATCTGGAACTGAAAGCTGTTATCTGGCAACTAATATGACTTCAACCGATACCACACTTTGGGTGTTAATGGACAATCATGACCTCTACAAATCAACTGATGGCGGCGCAAATTACACCTACATTAGCACTACTCCGGTTGACTCATGGGATGCTGGTATTGAAGTTTCAATTGATGATCCTGACATTCTTTATTTAGGTGAAATGGAATTATATCAATCAACAGATGGTGGATTAAATTTTAATCTGGTAAATAATTGGTGGGAATATTACGGAGACGTTGCCGGAAAAATTCATGCAGACATCATGAGCATTACCTCATTTAAAAATTCCGGCGGGCAAGAATTTACGCTAATACCAAACCATGGCGGTATTAGTGTTTCGTATGATAATTTGGCGACTACAGAAAACATAGGAATGCTCAATCTAAATGTGGGTCAATTTTATGATGTAATCACAAGCCCTGTCAATTCAAATTTTGTTTTTGGCGGAACACAAGATCAGGGATATCAGCGGTCTACAACAGGAAACAGCATGAGCAGCTCATCATTTGATCAAGTGATTTCAGGTGATTATGGTCAAATGCAATTTTCAAATAACGGACAAGGAATTTGGATTCAATATCCGGGAGCAGATTTTTCATATTATTCATCTGCTATGACAGACAACTGGTCTGATTTCAGTTATAACTTAGAAGGATCAGACATGCCAAATTATGATTGGATTGTGCCAACATCTCCTGCACCTGATGCTGATGATGATTACATTCTGGTTGGCGGTGGAGAAATTACCGGTGGTGCAGGATCGTATTTAATCAAGGTTGAAAATGTTGGTCTGAATGCTATTCCAACACAGTATGATTATGATTTTAGTGCAGCTTCAGGCGGTGGTTTAATTTCAGCCATTGGTGTAACACCGTTTGATCAAGACAAATGGTATGTTGCAACAGACAACGGTAAATTTTTTCATTCTGAAGACGCTGGAACAAACTGGACTGAAACAGCTTCATTTAACGGACCGGAAGGAGATTGGATTTATGGTGCATGCATTTACGCTTCCCGTAAAACTGATGGTTTGGTATTTGTCGGAGGCGCTGGTTATAGTGTAGATGCCGTATTTATGTCAACCGATGGTGGTGTAACTTTTAACGGAATATGGTCAAGTCCATTACCTGAAACTGCAGTGCATGAAATGGTGATGGATCCAATGGAGCAATTCCTTTTTGCAGCAACCGACGCAGGACCTTATGTTTATGTTGTTGCTGAAGGTGAATGGTACAGTCTGCTTGGATTAAGTGCACCTGTTCAGGAATATATGTGTGTTGAATATGTAGAGGCAGAACACATCGTGCGTTTTGGAACATGGGGTCGTGGTATCTGGGATTTATTTTTGCCATACGAAGCAGGCATAAAACCGGCTGATGAATTAGCCATGTTCTCTATCTACCCTAACCCAAGTATTGACGGTAAAGTAACTATTGAAACTGATCAACCCGCTGTGCTGGTAATTGTTGATGAAACAGGTAGAAAAGTATTCAATACGCCGCTCACGCAAGACATCAATCATGTTGATTTATCATCACTGCCAAAAGGTGTTTACATCAGTGCAATCATTAGTGCAGATGGAAAAATAAATCGTGCAAAGTGGATCAGACAATGA
- a CDS encoding cytochrome c has translation MQSRKNMYSISGSMFTLLFLASCNISTSQSGKESEPSSHVETSEETKNKFARGEEIYSAQCAACHQPDGKGIEGTFPPLANSDYLMADKTRAIKQIIHGSSGEMIVNGKTYNGIMPAPQLTDEEVQFVTYYILNAWGNEGGDVSADDVKKAKTE, from the coding sequence ATGCAAAGCAGAAAAAATATGTATAGCATCAGTGGGTCAATGTTCACATTGCTATTTTTAGCATCATGTAATATAAGTACAAGTCAATCTGGTAAAGAGTCAGAACCTTCAAGTCACGTTGAAACGAGTGAAGAAACAAAAAACAAATTTGCCCGTGGAGAAGAAATTTATTCGGCTCAGTGTGCTGCTTGCCATCAACCTGATGGAAAGGGAATAGAAGGAACTTTTCCTCCCTTGGCTAATTCAGATTATTTGATGGCAGATAAAACACGAGCCATAAAACAAATCATCCATGGATCAAGTGGTGAAATGATTGTAAATGGAAAAACGTATAACGGCATTATGCCTGCTCCGCAATTGACTGATGAAGAAGTTCAGTTTGTCACCTACTACATTTTGAACGCATGGGGAAATGAAGGTGGAGACGTGAGTGCAGATGACGTCAAAAAGGCAAAGACAGAATAA